DNA sequence from the Cucumis melo cultivar AY chromosome 6, USDA_Cmelo_AY_1.0, whole genome shotgun sequence genome:
ttcaaGTTTCAACAACTAACCTAATTTGATTTTGTCGGGGTTAACTTAACCAATTAAGAATTAACTTTACTATATATGGTATTtctttgaaataataaaaaccAGTGTTTATAAATTATCAAATAGGGTCTCTTCTGTTTTAACGTTGTTCTTtgaatttgataattatttagtttttttatttggtttttaaaaattaagcatGTTTACGTCATTTGTTGAATatttaacattaaaaaaaaaaatggatgaCTATACTTTTTATACAAATTAGTTTTATTGTCAATTTGTTTTGCAATGAAACTCATGCTATTTAAATATAAGAGTTCAATTTCTTAGCCAAgtttcaaaaacgaaaaaagttttttaaaccattttttaaattttcaaaatcgtATATAAGAGTTATcctatttttctctcttttataaGATATTGAAATTCTTTTATCAAGAGTTAGATCCACAATTAATCAAGTGAAAATAACTCCATagaataacaaaacaaaaatctaCAATAACTTTTACAACACAATTAATTAAAAGCCTTTTAGTTTGATCAAATATATatctgttttctttttcttcttctttttttttttcttaaaatgaaaattttctttctaattagCCCTAAGGTTTTGTTACCATTAGAAAAGAATAAGatgataaaataaaagtataggaaaaaattatatttttcatcaCTTATTATTGTTTCTCTTTCGGACGGATTAAGAACATTAATGTGTTGGTGTTGTTTGAATTTTGCTGGGGGTGCTTGCAACTTGGCAAgtgtaatttatatttgaaagaagaaaaaggccTTCTATTTTGTCCATTTGTCATTTGGTATGAAAAGTCTAAATTTCCAATCCTATGACATTagcttaattttataaaatgtaaataatataataataatctttcatTTTAATCCAATAGAGAGTTTAACTCATGCTACCacattttaataataatattagtagTTATTTTGATATTGCATTATAATTTAACTATGTAAAACgacttaattatttttttattattatttggagaactttgttattttattattattattattattattattattattattattattattattattattattattattattattattattattattttgtctTACTAcacaattttaatttaaataacaaGAAAAAATATTGACTTCcactattttaaaaatattaatcaaGTCCACATTTTAACCACTTGTACactacaaaatatttaaaactataaattattCACTATAATATTAGCAGTTATTTGATACTATATTAGAATTTAATTTAACCATGTAAAATgacatttttaataattaaaaaaatgttctAAGAATTAAATTGTTTGTTCACAAAAATTGAAAACcacaaacataaatttcaaacaaaGAGAATTGATTGATAATCGAGAAACTTGATAGTATTCAAAAGTTGTGATTGCCTTCTTACCATTTCCCATGGAGGAGAATTAGAAGTAGTTAGTGTACTTTAGTCTAATATTTGTTTAGTTGTTCATTAAGATAATTAGttattaatttagtttaattagtatttttataattaactaTAATTAATTAGTTACATTTTCTTGTGAGGCTATAAATAGCCAATTGAGAGGGTGTAATTAGAAACTTTGAACAGTATTTCATCATAGAACTCAAGggatgaactttttttttagccATATAATTATCGATAAAGTATTGCTACACATTACGATTATCCTAAAACAATTAAGGGGTATTTCGACCCCAAACTTAAATATGGGTggattgaaaatatttatgaaactcACGGAAATAATAAAGAGAAATTGTTAAAAGTAATTGCGTAAAATTTTCGTTTTACAAAACTAATCCCTTTTTGaaaaattgttcaaataatAGTTGTGGAGACTTCAAATATTCCTCCAATGTAACGATTGTTTTGGCCTTGGAGCATCTCGGTAGAAATTAACCGAAATTCATATATTTCATCTAAATTCatttaaagatttaaaaaattattaaggCTTTGGTATTTGGTAAGGATAAgtgaatttgaaaaataaacagaaaatatataaataaggatatttgaaaaattaccaaaatttctATGTAATTATGTATCGAgaatgttaaaagaaaaaaatctatGAATTGGAAATATTTTGAACTTTGCTAACTaaattataacaattttttaaatattctcaAATCTTGTACTTTTAAAATAAGATCTATATAAAAGATCAATTTAAAGACTTCAAAATTACTAGATTTTGATTTAAAACTAGTTAAACGGATAGACTTATTGAGTTCTACTaaagattaattttttatttttattatatatataatatattcatGCATGTCaacttcttgtcatttctcctttttcaaaagaaaaagaaaaagaaaaatgattctCATTATTTCTCTATTTTTGGATTATATACACACATATCTTAATATATTTCTTCTAATTTGGAAAGAGAGTTAGAAAATCTAGAggatcttctttctttcttagaTAAGATCTATACTGAGATTAAGAAAAACTTATATCCTAATCCTGGAAGAGTTGTATAATTCCATATATAGTAATAAATAACTTTTAACTTCTTctttaatctatagttttattAGTTGACTTTAATCtcgaaattttttttttcttttatcttacATGAAAATTTATAGTATTACCGTGTTTGCACATGTATAAAATATAGTTAGGGTTTAAATGTGACTCATAATATTTTACTTATTGGGACAAAGTATGAGTTTCacttatatttaaatatttaaatataattaaatattttttttcaagttccAAAAACCATTCTATTCCATTAGTATATGGGGTATTGATATTACAATAATCTCTGCTCAACTATATTATGTAATATTTACGTTATTTCGATTTGAGTTTATtgcattttttaaattcttctcATGTTTAGTCTTAATTGGTGTTCACATAAATTTTGTTTAAGtttagttttaaagaaaaaaaaacatttattatAAACCACCTAAAAATTTTTGGAAATTAAATTGAAGTTTGATCCAAATTTGCAAACCAAACTTACTAAACATGTCATTGTCGTATcacctaattttttttttctcttccacTATTGTTCTAATAATTCTAATTCACTTTCTTGCTATTATCCTCTACACTTGGATCGGGAAAAACTCTTTTTTAGGGCCACCAACCATCATGTGTTGCACAGCACAAAGAAGGAAACTTCATTAGTTAACGTTAGTGTGGTTATTGGAGGTTAAATAGGAAAATAAGTGTTGATGTTAAAGAGGAAAGATAGAGAAGAGATTGAGAACGAAAATAGAATAAAGGAGTAGTTTAGATAGAGAAATAGAAGAAAAGTTAAAGGGAGAAAAGAAGATTAAGATATCATAAGAACTTATGCTATAAAAGCTACGTAAAAAATGAACGAATTTGATCTCATTTTATAAAGTCGATATTAATGGTAGAGAAAAAGAGATAGGAAGTGAGGGAGAGAGTGAAATAAATAGCCCAATGAAAGAAAGGAAGGATGGTTTGGTTGTTGGTTGTTTTGGGTAAGTAAAAGGCCCATTTCATTTCATCTGATCACCTCAACATTCCATCTATCACTTCTCTTctttcaatgaaaaaaaaaaaacagaaaacaaaacaaaacaaaacaaaagtgCTTAGCTAAGACCACTCCTTCCCACGCGCACGCTAACCCACCAAACCCTAATTTCCAAGAACCCCTAAAAGCAGTGCTCCTCATCACACCCACGCACACCATTTTAAAATTATGTATGTatggagagaaaagaaaaaaaaaaacaacactACCTATTTATTccacattaaaaaaataataacaacaataacctTAGCTTCCTTCACAGAACACAACTATGAATcgaattatttatttattttgtttggttGTTATGTTATAGGACCAAATTTTCcacattaattatttatttccCCTCTAGCTAAATGCTGGGTTTTTAATGTTTACAGTAATATTATAATCCTCATATGTCCTCCAATTCAATCCCAATATAcagtttcttttttatataaataaaaataaataaataaaactggAAGGAGTTTGACCCTCCCCATTAATTAGTGCTTCCCATCTCTGGGTTTATTCTTCTTTCTTTGCTGCTTGATTCCCTTCTCTAGCTACTAGTGGAACATAAGTGATCGATCGATGCCAAACCCTTTCATTTTAATTTCCTCTCTCTCCCCATCTCTTCTCTCTACAGACTAACTTAtgcctttcttttttttctctctctctctaaattatcacaaaaaaaaaatccctcttTCTGATCTTAATTAAAATTCATCATCCATCCCTCTACTTCTTCCATCATTTAAAttctcaatatatatatatatataaatattttttgagGGTTTAATTGATTCTATAAATCTGGCGAATCCTTGGTGGACCACTCAGGTGGGGTTGTCCGGGGttgatcatcatcatcatcatcaccaCCCGGCCGCGATTAATTCACCCATCTTCAAACAAAGCGATGAAAACAGCGGCGGAAGCCGAGAAGATGACGACGACGACAACAATCGCGACGAGCCAAAAGAAGGAGCCGTGGAAGCCGGAACACGGAGGCCAAGAGGGCGTCCACCTGGATCTAAAAACAAACCAAAACCCCCAATCTTTGTCACACGTGATAGTCCCAACGCTCTCCGGAGCTACGTTTTAGAGGTCGCTGCCGGATCCGACGTGGCCGATTCCATCGCTCAATTCGCTCGTAAACGCCAGCGTGGCGTTTGTGTCCTCAGTGCAACCGGCTTAGTCGCTAACGTCACCTTACGTCAGCCCGCCGCTCCCGGTTCCGTAATGCCACTCCAAGGAAGGTTCGAGATTCTTTCGTTAACCGGTGCTTTTTTACCCGGTCCAGCTCCACCTGGCTCAACGGGTCTCACAGTTTACTTGTCCGGCGGTCAGGGCCAGGTCGTCGGTGGGAGCGTGGTTGGATCGCTTGTGGCTGCCGGACCTATTATGGTAATTGCAGCTACTTTTGCTAATGCAACTTATGAAAGGTTGCCTCTTGAAGATCCCGACGAACATGAAGTTGGAAGTGGCTCCGCCTCACACGGTGGTCCTAGAAGTCCTCCGCCGGAAATTAGAGCCACTGGAGGAGGGCAGATGCCAGCTGGGATGCCGGAACCCACTTTGCCCTTGTATAATTTACTGCCAGATATGATTCCCAACGGCGTTCAGCTTGGCCACGACGGGTATGCTTATGTCCGACCGCcgtattgaaatttcaaaaatcaTTTAACAAGGGATATACTGATTATTAGGGTTgctgaggaagaagaaaaaaagagagagagagaattaaagatgggtttttttttaaaaaaaaaaaaagaaatcagtTTGTTGTTTGTTCATATAGTAATTAGCTTGGCCAATCTTTCTTtctagtcttttttttttttttttttaatttctggTTGGGattaataaataaagaagatAATTGGCTTGTCTTTTCAATTGTGGTGTTTAATCTCCTTTGATTAGattgttttttgtttccttttatcATTATAATAATTTATGGGGTATAAGTTATATGGCtaataaatttcatatattttttcttataaCGGAAAATTCTCAATTCTTCATGCATGTTTTATTGAGAATTTTTTTGTGTATGTTTTTTCTCCTGAAATTTCTTAAAGGGGatgtatattattattattggattGATGTTAATTTAGTCCAATTTTCCTTCTTTGGAATCTTAAAAAATATACacatattttatattataatgatgtgttgttttgttttcatttccattcttagcattaaaattacaaaatttgcTTAGAAAAGATGTTTTGatctcttttgtttttgttgtttttcgTGTGATTGATTTCTACTGATTCTGAATATGATTTTGGGAACATTTAGAATATATGTTCTTCCTTCTAAACTTAAAACTTAGGATTAATGAATATTTCAACAGACAATCAATttaggttaatttattattattatagtttcAGTGCAACTTTATTGGGTTATGTGTATTTGGTTTATACTACTTAAGAATGAAACAATTGTTTATAGCTATGAAGCTTtgaataaatattaatattattggTGGAACTCCGCAATTTACCAAACATTGTCATTGTCAACTAAACATTTCAAAGTGAACATAACTCAACAAATTGAAACGTATGTATACAACTAAGAAATCAAAGATTTTCTAATCTCTCTATCAGAAATTTTTGACctctaaaaagaaaatattaatatgaatataaCTCAATTGATTACTTTAATACTTTTATCATAAGATTGAATTTACACTTCACAAGtataaagttaaaataaaaaagatgtttTCCAACTAAACGATATTAATATATTAACTCAATGTCAAACTAAGTTTAGCTCAACGGTAAATTACATGACCTTACATCGTAGAGGTTCCTCATCCCCACAAcattgttgtactaaaaaaaacatACTTATTTGAAAAGCATTAGATAAACGAAGTAGAcgatattaaacaaattaaatttgaagagACATTGAGCCATATAGAATCAAACCATCTAACTTGAACATAATCagttactttatttatttattttaaaaaatattcataaGGCAGAGGGATCAGCGGTACATTGGGACATTTTAACTAGAATGGCGCCTCCAAACTAGAGTACAAAAGCGAGTTAGAGAGAGAAGTCCACTAGTTGGGAAGAGCGAATCTAACacaaaaagaaattatataaaAGCTTCCCAATTGAGGGATAATATACAAACCACATCGTAATTGTGAAAGGTTGATGACTTCGAGCACCTTAATTTTATACTTAACCATAAAATTGAGATTGTTTAATATATTATCTATCAATAAGAGTAAAAATTTGTTGTACGCGAATTTTTTTTCATCAAGTTAAACCATTAGAAGATTATATAATTCACTTAAGCCGGTTCCATCTCAAAataaatttacaataataaaattagtaactcatatattatataaagattgtaaagtttctttaatttaataaaatgatTAATTATCAAAAGGAAactataattaattgaattataAGAGTTGAGTTGAATTATACATATTCCATTATACACATTGGATGATTGGGAGGGAAAAACATTAAatcaagaagaaagaaaagtgcCTTGCAAAGCTGACAAGTCTGATTAGGTTATCTTGTTCACATGTGATTACAATATTATACTACCAATTAGGGTTTAACATATACATTATCATCATTGATGAGCTCATTATCTCACCAAACCATTTAATTAAGGTTGATTGTTCTACTATCCATTTTCCTCAAAAGTATAAGTAATCATTATCCAGAGTCTATTGTagtaaataatttaattttttaagaatTATTTTTCAGTGTTTTTAATTTTAGACTGAGATTagagaaatatatttttattagtGTGTTGTAACAATTTTTCAATATTTCCAACATATTTCATTTCTTGACGTTAAGATTCAAACATTTT
Encoded proteins:
- the LOC103484177 gene encoding AT-hook motif nuclear-localized protein 20-like → IFFEGLIDSINLANPWWTTQVGLSGVDHHHHHHHPAAINSPIFKQSDENSGGSREDDDDDNNRDEPKEGAVEAGTRRPRGRPPGSKNKPKPPIFVTRDSPNALRSYVLEVAAGSDVADSIAQFARKRQRGVCVLSATGLVANVTLRQPAAPGSVMPLQGRFEILSLTGAFLPGPAPPGSTGLTVYLSGGQGQVVGGSVVGSLVAAGPIMVIAATFANATYERLPLEDPDEHEVGSGSASHGGPRSPPPEIRATGGGQMPAGMPEPTLPLYNLLPDMIPNGVQLGHDGYAYVRPPY